From the Burkholderia glumae LMG 2196 = ATCC 33617 genome, one window contains:
- a CDS encoding DUF1992 domain-containing protein → MRLLDALVEQRIAAAAARGEFDDLPGAGAPMELDDDLLVPAEVRMANRILKNAGFVPPAVEQLRALRNLQDEMRAVDDRATRCRLQAKVLACDMALESLRGGPLVVPREYCRRIAERLSERALDDGAGEAGAA, encoded by the coding sequence TGCTTGATGCCTTGGTCGAACAGCGCATCGCTGCCGCTGCCGCGCGCGGTGAGTTCGACGATTTGCCGGGAGCCGGCGCACCGATGGAACTGGACGACGATCTGCTCGTCCCGGCCGAGGTGCGGATGGCCAATCGGATCCTGAAGAACGCGGGCTTCGTGCCGCCCGCGGTCGAGCAGTTGCGGGCGCTGCGCAATCTGCAGGATGAAATGCGGGCGGTCGACGATCGCGCGACCCGTTGCCGTCTGCAGGCGAAAGTGCTCGCCTGCGACATGGCCCTCGAATCCCTGCGCGGCGGCCCCCTCGTGGTGCCGCGCGAATACTGCCGCCGCATTGCCGAACGCCTGTCCGAGCGCGCGCTCGACGACGGCGCCGGCGAAGCGGGGGCCGCATGA
- the tadA gene encoding tRNA adenosine(34) deaminase TadA translates to MNAESGDSLLPPASPDPAACALPPLDPGAERDRRFMRLALAAADAARAAGEVPVGAVLVRGDQVIARGFNHPISGHDPSAHAEMAALREAAHTLGNYRLPGCELYVTLEPCLMCSGAIMHARIARVVYGAADPKTGACGSVVDAFANPQLNHHTSVTGGVLADECGHTLRAFFAERRRAAREARRARAASAGACDSAAPGAD, encoded by the coding sequence ATGAACGCCGAATCCGGCGATTCGTTACTCCCGCCCGCCTCGCCAGACCCCGCCGCCTGCGCGCTGCCGCCGCTCGATCCGGGCGCCGAGCGCGACCGCCGCTTCATGCGGCTCGCGCTGGCCGCGGCCGACGCGGCACGGGCCGCCGGCGAAGTGCCGGTGGGCGCCGTGCTGGTGCGCGGCGACCAGGTAATCGCGCGCGGCTTCAACCATCCCATCAGCGGCCACGATCCGTCCGCGCATGCCGAAATGGCCGCTCTGCGCGAGGCCGCGCACACGCTCGGCAACTATCGCCTGCCCGGCTGCGAGCTCTACGTCACGCTCGAACCATGCCTGATGTGCTCCGGTGCGATCATGCACGCGCGTATCGCGCGCGTGGTGTACGGCGCGGCGGATCCGAAAACGGGCGCCTGCGGTAGTGTGGTCGACGCCTTCGCGAATCCGCAGCTGAACCACCACACGAGCGTGACGGGCGGGGTGCTGGCCGACGAGTGCGGCCACACGCTGCGTGCGTTCTTCGCCGAACGCCGCCGTGCCGCCCGCGAGGCACGGCGCGCGCGCGCCGCGTCCGCCGGAGCGTGCGATTCGGCCGCGCCCGGCGCCGACTGA
- the ldcA gene encoding muramoyltetrapeptide carboxypeptidase → MTNPSSLPRTIRLLAPSGYPHDPLAVQRALERLSNAQHVLQNLIAVERRYLRFAGTDGERAADLNHLADPSQPLPDIGLAVRGGYGAVRILHGLDYRGLERRLRDQPVALCGHSDFTAIQLALLAKSRVKTFGGPMLSADFGAETPSEFTMTQFWTTLTQPSATIVAEVPQQQSADVAGTLWGGNLAILASLVGTPYMPQIEGGILFIEDVNEQPFRIERMIYTLHFAGILARQQALVLGQFTGARAFDYDNGYDLQAVIDQMREVIGIPIITGLQFGHVPDLLTLPVGGQARLVANQHGFRLSVSDYPVLGG, encoded by the coding sequence ATGACGAATCCCTCCTCCCTGCCACGCACGATCCGTCTGCTGGCCCCCTCCGGTTACCCGCATGATCCGCTCGCGGTGCAGCGCGCGCTCGAGCGCCTCAGCAACGCGCAGCACGTGCTGCAAAACCTGATCGCCGTCGAGCGGCGCTACCTGCGGTTCGCCGGCACCGACGGCGAACGCGCCGCCGACCTGAACCATCTCGCCGATCCGTCGCAGCCGCTGCCCGACATCGGGCTCGCGGTGCGCGGCGGCTACGGCGCCGTGCGCATCCTGCACGGGCTCGACTATCGCGGGCTCGAGCGCCGCCTGCGCGATCAGCCGGTTGCGCTGTGCGGCCACAGCGATTTCACCGCGATCCAGCTCGCGCTGCTCGCGAAGTCGCGCGTGAAGACCTTCGGCGGCCCGATGCTGTCGGCCGATTTCGGCGCCGAAACGCCGAGCGAATTCACCATGACGCAGTTCTGGACGACGCTCACGCAGCCGTCCGCGACGATCGTGGCCGAGGTGCCGCAGCAGCAGTCGGCGGACGTGGCGGGCACGCTCTGGGGCGGCAACCTCGCGATCCTCGCCTCGCTGGTCGGCACACCGTACATGCCGCAGATCGAGGGCGGCATCCTGTTCATCGAGGACGTCAACGAGCAGCCGTTCCGCATCGAGCGGATGATCTATACGCTGCATTTCGCCGGCATCCTCGCGCGCCAGCAGGCGCTGGTGCTGGGCCAGTTCACCGGCGCGCGCGCGTTCGACTACGACAACGGCTACGATCTGCAGGCCGTGATCGACCAGATGCGCGAGGTGATCGGCATCCCGATCATCACCGGCCTGCAGTTCGGCCATGTGCCGGACCTGCTGACGCTGCCGGTGGGCGGCCAGGCGCGGCTCGTCGCGAACCAACACGGTTTCCGCCTGAGCGTCTCGGACTATCCGGTGCTGGGCGGCTGA
- a CDS encoding GntR family transcriptional regulator — translation MKKATAAPVSAAEAIAERIRAAILEHRLAPGAKLTEAQLCDVFGVKRGTIRQALALLATDRLVDLEPNRGAFVASPTLQDVHEVFEMRRIIEQAVVERLAAGPGGKRLRGVMTIVERERGAFERRDFAACVRLSGEFHTALAALTGNTVLCDCLNGLVARSTLMSSLYESHGRGSCSFDEHALIAAALEAGDGREAAQRMAHHLQQVELRMLDRPAQGTVDLRDVFGGTG, via the coding sequence ATGAAGAAGGCAACCGCCGCACCCGTGAGTGCGGCGGAGGCGATCGCCGAGCGCATCCGCGCGGCGATTCTCGAGCACCGGCTCGCGCCGGGCGCGAAGCTGACCGAAGCGCAGCTCTGTGACGTGTTCGGCGTGAAGCGCGGCACGATCCGGCAGGCGCTCGCGCTGCTCGCGACCGACCGGCTCGTCGATCTGGAGCCGAACCGCGGCGCGTTCGTGGCGAGCCCGACGCTGCAGGACGTCCACGAGGTGTTCGAGATGCGGCGCATCATCGAGCAGGCGGTGGTCGAGCGCCTCGCGGCGGGGCCGGGCGGCAAGCGCCTGCGCGGCGTGATGACGATCGTCGAACGCGAGCGCGGCGCGTTCGAGCGGCGCGATTTCGCGGCCTGCGTGCGTCTGTCGGGCGAGTTCCACACGGCGCTCGCCGCGCTGACCGGCAATACCGTGCTGTGCGATTGCCTGAACGGGCTGGTCGCGCGCTCGACGCTGATGTCCTCGCTCTACGAATCGCACGGCCGCGGTTCCTGCTCGTTCGACGAGCACGCGCTGATCGCGGCGGCGCTGGAGGCGGGCGACGGGCGCGAGGCCGCGCAGCGGATGGCGCATCACCTGCAACAGGTGGAACTGAGAATGCTGGACCGGCCCGCACAGGGCACGGTCGACCTGCGCGACGTGTTCGGCGGCACGGGCTGA